A portion of the Blastochloris tepida genome contains these proteins:
- a CDS encoding patatin-like phospholipase family protein, with protein sequence MTAVESRKPTTRRAPQLVDLALQGGGAHGAFTWGVLDRLLEEPWLRIDGISGTSAGAMNAAVLADGYAAGGAEGARAALAGFWKRVSDAARFSPFQRSPLDRMLGRWSLDNSPLFVTMDLMSRLYSPYDLNPGGNNPLRGILEELIDFERLKTSPIRLFITATNVRTGRGRVFRNGEITPDVLMASACLPTLFQAVEIDGEPYWDGGYSGNPTMTPLVRELDSDDTILIPINPVERPGTPSSARDILNRLNEVSFNAVLLKELRMIALLRQVADPGNCEGAQWAKMRIHMVRNGIMASLGYSSKLNAEWEFLSMLHEEGRRSADDFLEKDGDKIGVTSSVNLDVLLEGV encoded by the coding sequence ATGACCGCCGTCGAGAGCCGAAAGCCGACAACCCGGCGCGCGCCCCAGCTCGTCGACCTTGCGCTGCAGGGCGGCGGCGCGCACGGCGCCTTCACCTGGGGCGTGCTCGACCGCCTGCTGGAGGAGCCCTGGCTCAGGATCGACGGCATCTCCGGCACGTCGGCCGGGGCGATGAACGCCGCGGTGCTGGCCGACGGCTACGCCGCCGGCGGCGCGGAGGGCGCCCGCGCGGCGTTGGCCGGGTTCTGGAAGCGGGTGTCGGATGCGGCGCGCTTCAGCCCGTTCCAGCGCAGCCCGCTTGACCGGATGCTCGGCCGCTGGTCGCTCGACAATTCGCCGCTGTTCGTGACCATGGATCTGATGTCGCGGCTCTATTCGCCCTACGACCTCAATCCCGGCGGCAACAATCCGTTGCGCGGCATCCTGGAGGAGCTGATCGATTTCGAGCGGCTGAAGACCTCGCCGATCCGTCTGTTCATCACCGCCACCAATGTGCGCACCGGCCGCGGCCGGGTGTTCCGCAATGGCGAGATCACGCCGGACGTGCTGATGGCCTCCGCCTGCCTGCCGACGCTGTTCCAGGCGGTGGAGATCGACGGCGAGCCCTATTGGGACGGCGGCTATTCCGGCAACCCGACCATGACGCCGCTGGTGCGCGAACTCGACTCCGACGACACCATCCTCATCCCCATCAATCCGGTCGAGCGGCCGGGCACGCCCAGTTCCGCCCGCGATATCCTCAATCGGCTGAACGAGGTCTCCTTCAACGCCGTGCTGCTGAAGGAGCTGCGGATGATCGCCCTGCTGCGCCAGGTCGCCGATCCCGGCAATTGCGAGGGGGCGCAGTGGGCGAAGATGCGCATCCACATGGTGCGCAACGGCATCATGGCCTCGCTCGGCTATTCCTCCAAGCTCAATGCCGAGTGGGAGTTCCTCAGCATGCTGCATGAGGAGGGCCGCCGCTCGGCCGACGATTTCCTGGAGAAGGACGGCGACAAGATCGGCGTCACGTCGTCGGTGAACCTCGACGTGCTGCTCGAGGGCGTCTGA
- a CDS encoding sugar phosphate nucleotidyltransferase, which translates to MAVNLIIPMAGRGSRFSKAGVSVPKPLVELAGRPFFWWATESVRRSTAVAEMVFVVLREHVAAFQIDARVLNLYPSARIIAIDEVTSGAAETGVIGARSIVNDLPVAINDCDHAFNAPFLDEAVAALARGAAGALVGFRASEPCYSYVRMDEGGRVAGTVEKVVASPFAIAGCYLFRDAETYCRLFDAYRLQCPYDELFISGMFNALIAAGDTVDFWELPIHLSFGTPDELDKVRARDPLAALGWAER; encoded by the coding sequence ATGGCTGTCAATCTGATCATCCCGATGGCGGGCCGCGGCTCCCGCTTCTCCAAGGCCGGCGTCAGCGTGCCGAAGCCGCTGGTCGAGCTTGCCGGCCGCCCGTTCTTCTGGTGGGCGACGGAAAGCGTCCGCCGCAGCACCGCGGTCGCCGAGATGGTGTTCGTCGTGCTGCGCGAGCACGTGGCCGCGTTCCAGATCGATGCCCGCGTACTGAACCTCTATCCGTCCGCCCGCATCATCGCCATCGACGAGGTCACATCGGGCGCGGCAGAGACCGGGGTGATCGGCGCCCGTTCCATCGTCAACGATCTGCCGGTCGCCATCAATGACTGCGACCACGCCTTCAACGCGCCGTTTCTCGATGAGGCGGTCGCGGCGCTGGCACGCGGCGCGGCCGGCGCGCTGGTCGGCTTTCGCGCATCAGAGCCCTGCTATTCCTATGTCCGGATGGACGAAGGCGGCCGCGTCGCCGGCACGGTCGAGAAGGTGGTGGCAAGCCCCTTCGCCATTGCCGGCTGCTACCTGTTCCGCGATGCGGAGACCTATTGCCGGCTGTTCGACGCCTACCGCCTGCAGTGCCCATATGATGAGCTGTTCATCAGCGGCATGTTCAATGCGCTGATCGCGGCCGGCGACACGGTGGATTTCTGGGAGTTGCCCATCCATCTGTCGTTCGGAACGCCCGACGAGCTGGACAAGGTGCGCGCGCGCGATCCGCTCGCCGCGCTGGGGTGGGCTGAGCGATGA
- a CDS encoding response regulator transcription factor: protein MTIPVAGCSGRWPADERDPSPKMQSVIPKKVEKLLQNISVLVVDDNAFMRKLVRNILTNIGVKTTLEAADGLAGIEAIRMFAPDIVVVDWEMPMLNGAEMVRIVRSPGVFPQPDVPIIMLTGHVERWRILEATRLGVHEFLKKPVSGNALLERIVSILLQPRRMVQIGDYYGPEPRRTAAEAADYARRQRAADATAPRR, encoded by the coding sequence TTGACGATCCCTGTGGCAGGTTGCTCCGGCCGATGGCCCGCAGACGAGCGTGATCCTTCCCCTAAAATGCAAAGCGTCATTCCCAAGAAAGTGGAAAAACTCCTCCAGAACATTTCCGTTCTGGTGGTGGACGACAATGCGTTCATGCGCAAGCTTGTGCGAAACATTCTCACGAATATCGGCGTGAAGACGACCTTGGAAGCCGCCGACGGCTTGGCCGGGATCGAGGCAATTCGCATGTTCGCCCCCGATATCGTGGTGGTCGACTGGGAAATGCCGATGCTCAACGGTGCCGAGATGGTCCGGATCGTGCGCTCGCCCGGCGTGTTCCCGCAGCCCGACGTGCCGATCATCATGCTGACCGGCCATGTCGAGCGCTGGCGCATCCTCGAGGCGACGCGGCTCGGCGTGCATGAGTTTCTCAAGAAACCGGTTTCCGGCAATGCCCTGCTGGAGCGGATCGTGTCGATCCTGCTGCAGCCGCGGCGGATGGTGCAGATCGGCGACTATTACGGCCCCGAGCCGCGGCGCACGGCGGCCGAGGCCGCCGACTACGCCCGGCGCCAGCGCGCGGCCGACGCCACGGCGCCGCGGCGCTGA
- a CDS encoding glutamate--cysteine ligase, with protein MARDTTDMIPIEGRQELAAYLEAGCKPPEQFRIGTEHEKFAFTLGRHEPVPYQGERSIRALLDGMRLQLGWEPILEGDNIIGMVDSAHGGAISLEPGGQFELSGAPVETVHETYAELYAHLAQLRQVAAPLGIGFLGLGMSPKWTMAETPVMPKGRYQIMATYMPKVGTRGLDMMFRTCTVQVNLDFASEADMVKKLRVSLALQPVATAIFANSPFTDGRPNGFLSARSEIWRDTDNARAGMLPFAFEDGMGFERYVDYALDVPMYFVKRGDHYIDVAGASFRDLMAGRLPQLPGERATRSDWVNHLSTIFPEVRLKRFLEMRGADAGPWRRLPAFSALWVGVLYDGAALDAAWDLVKGWSAEERQRLRDEVPRLGFKASIAGRSVHEIAREMLALARAGLARRDRPDDNGCDETKHLEAIVPFVEAGRTPAEDLLDSFHGRWNGSVEPVFEEHVY; from the coding sequence ATGGCGCGCGATACCACCGACATGATCCCGATCGAGGGGCGCCAGGAGCTGGCCGCCTATCTCGAGGCCGGCTGCAAGCCGCCCGAGCAGTTCCGAATCGGGACCGAGCACGAAAAATTCGCCTTCACCCTCGGCCGTCACGAGCCGGTGCCCTATCAGGGCGAGCGCAGCATCCGCGCGCTGCTCGACGGCATGCGCCTGCAGCTCGGCTGGGAGCCGATCCTGGAGGGCGACAACATCATCGGCATGGTCGATTCGGCCCATGGCGGCGCCATCTCGCTGGAGCCGGGCGGCCAGTTCGAGCTGTCGGGCGCGCCGGTGGAGACGGTGCACGAGACCTATGCCGAGCTCTATGCGCATCTCGCCCAGCTTCGCCAAGTGGCAGCGCCCCTCGGCATCGGCTTCCTCGGCCTCGGCATGAGCCCGAAATGGACGATGGCCGAAACGCCGGTGATGCCCAAGGGCCGCTACCAGATCATGGCCACCTACATGCCGAAGGTCGGCACGCGCGGTCTCGACATGATGTTCCGCACCTGCACCGTGCAGGTGAACCTCGACTTCGCCTCCGAGGCCGACATGGTGAAGAAGCTGCGCGTGTCGCTGGCGCTGCAGCCGGTGGCGACCGCCATCTTCGCCAATTCCCCCTTCACCGATGGGCGGCCGAACGGCTTCCTGTCGGCGCGCTCGGAGATCTGGCGCGACACCGACAATGCGCGCGCCGGCATGCTGCCCTTCGCCTTCGAGGACGGCATGGGGTTCGAGCGCTATGTCGACTATGCGCTCGACGTGCCGATGTATTTCGTCAAGCGCGGCGACCATTACATCGACGTCGCCGGCGCCTCGTTCCGCGACCTGATGGCCGGCCGGCTGCCGCAGCTTCCGGGCGAGCGTGCCACCCGCTCGGACTGGGTCAACCACCTCTCGACCATCTTTCCCGAGGTGCGGCTGAAGCGCTTCCTGGAGATGCGCGGCGCCGATGCCGGGCCGTGGCGGCGGCTGCCGGCGTTCTCGGCGCTGTGGGTCGGCGTGCTCTATGACGGCGCCGCGCTCGATGCCGCCTGGGATCTGGTCAAGGGTTGGAGCGCCGAGGAGCGCCAGCGCCTGCGCGACGAGGTACCGCGCCTCGGCTTCAAGGCGTCCATTGCCGGCCGCAGCGTGCACGAGATCGCCCGCGAGATGCTGGCGCTGGCCCGCGCCGGCCTCGCCCGGCGCGACCGGCCGGACGACAATGGCTGCGATGAGACCAAGCATCTGGAGGCCATCGTGCCCTTCGTCGAGGCCGGCCGCACCCCGGCCGAGGACCTGCTCGACAGCTTCCACGGGCGTTGGAACGGCTCGGTCGAGCCGGTGTTCGAAGAACACGTCTATTGA
- a CDS encoding lysylphosphatidylglycerol synthase transmembrane domain-containing protein, whose translation MTAAVSVELFIAAVATLLVAHVVRCIRWATLFPNLSHVRHSDLLVGLSIGYLVNAILPFRIGELLRILYVHWRGKVQIACVVATVVLERVLDVLVVAAILLAFVAGDRLTWSVGLSVALGLAAVVATVAFGLHVPRSKRVRQWVWSVASVFSSKIKFMILDSVWTFASLLASRRYLSPRFMMLTVSMWAVYLLSYLLFARAVEAGFVEATYLLLGSPLSSPILLLAGHNLDNDLALGLLLVAYTSLPIAAVIIYGLVRDRPAIVGAMQAAHRYGFIGGELYRIVSTDKFRRASDYELFLTALFGDEHHLVSDFGLSALDDAVVHRLLHGGSDAITAVVESDGRLIIRKFAVCDAAEKLSVQAAWLNAHRGRLRTVDILEEHKGQQFYRYDMPYLIEANDFYDVIHMLPIERSAAILDDVIGQLDAFHRAHDAGIAGAEQVDRYLAVKAAGNARIILDFARTFLSGPVYTINETAYSLADWARLADPDWLRTQIADRRTTVLHGDLTIENIIVRLDGAQSWYLIDPNPDNVFNSPLIDWAKMMQSLNLGYEGLNRALPVTVTDNAIRLTVTKSHAYELLHERFVAVMRERFGAEGLREIHFHELINYMRLTPYKIRQNPEKGMTFFACSSILLNRYVERYAR comes from the coding sequence ATGACGGCCGCGGTCAGTGTCGAGCTGTTTATTGCGGCGGTGGCGACGCTCCTGGTCGCCCACGTCGTGCGCTGCATTCGCTGGGCCACGCTGTTTCCCAATCTCAGCCACGTCCGGCATTCGGATCTGCTGGTCGGGCTGTCGATTGGTTATCTCGTCAACGCCATCCTGCCGTTCCGCATCGGCGAGCTGCTGCGCATCCTCTACGTCCACTGGCGCGGCAAGGTGCAGATCGCCTGCGTCGTCGCGACCGTGGTGCTGGAGCGCGTGCTCGACGTGCTGGTGGTGGCGGCAATCCTGCTGGCGTTCGTCGCGGGCGACCGGCTGACATGGTCGGTGGGGCTGTCGGTGGCGCTCGGCCTTGCCGCCGTTGTCGCCACGGTCGCGTTCGGGCTCCATGTGCCGCGCTCCAAGCGAGTGCGCCAATGGGTGTGGTCCGTCGCGTCGGTGTTCAGCTCCAAGATCAAGTTCATGATCCTCGATTCGGTCTGGACGTTCGCGTCGCTCCTGGCGTCGCGGCGCTATCTCAGCCCGCGGTTCATGATGCTGACGGTGTCGATGTGGGCGGTCTACCTCCTGTCCTATCTGCTGTTCGCCAGGGCGGTGGAGGCGGGGTTCGTCGAGGCCACCTATCTGCTGCTCGGCAGCCCGCTGAGCTCGCCGATCCTGCTGCTGGCCGGCCACAATCTCGACAACGACCTCGCGCTCGGTCTGCTGCTCGTCGCCTACACGTCGCTGCCGATCGCCGCCGTCATCATCTACGGCCTGGTGCGCGACCGGCCGGCCATCGTCGGGGCGATGCAGGCCGCCCATCGCTACGGCTTCATCGGCGGCGAGCTCTACCGCATCGTTTCCACCGACAAGTTCCGGCGCGCCTCCGACTACGAGCTGTTTCTCACCGCGCTGTTCGGCGACGAGCACCATCTCGTCTCCGATTTCGGGTTGTCGGCGCTCGACGACGCCGTCGTCCACCGGCTGCTGCACGGCGGCTCGGACGCGATCACCGCGGTGGTCGAGAGCGACGGCCGGCTGATCATCCGCAAGTTCGCCGTCTGCGATGCGGCGGAGAAGCTGTCGGTGCAGGCGGCGTGGCTGAACGCCCATCGCGGACGCCTGCGCACTGTTGACATCCTCGAGGAGCACAAGGGCCAGCAGTTCTATCGCTACGATATGCCTTATCTGATCGAGGCCAACGACTTCTACGACGTCATCCACATGCTGCCGATCGAACGGAGCGCGGCGATCCTCGACGACGTGATCGGGCAGCTCGACGCCTTCCATCGCGCCCATGATGCCGGCATCGCCGGCGCCGAACAGGTGGATCGCTATTTGGCGGTGAAGGCGGCCGGCAACGCCCGCATCATCCTCGATTTCGCCCGCACGTTTCTCAGCGGCCCCGTCTACACCATCAACGAAACCGCCTACAGCCTTGCCGACTGGGCGCGCCTCGCCGACCCGGACTGGCTGAGAACGCAGATCGCCGACCGCAGGACGACGGTGCTGCACGGCGACCTGACGATCGAGAACATCATCGTCCGCCTCGATGGCGCGCAGAGCTGGTATCTGATCGACCCCAACCCGGACAATGTCTTCAACAGCCCGCTGATCGACTGGGCGAAGATGATGCAGTCGCTCAACCTCGGCTATGAGGGGCTGAACCGCGCCTTGCCGGTCACGGTAACGGACAATGCGATCCGGCTGACGGTCACCAAGTCGCACGCCTATGAGCTTCTGCACGAGCGCTTCGTGGCTGTGATGCGCGAAAGGTTCGGCGCCGAGGGGCTGCGCGAGATCCATTTCCACGAGCTGATCAACTATATGCGGCTCACGCCCTACAAGATCCGGCAGAACCCCGAAAAGGGCATGACGTTCTTCGCCTGCTCGAGCATCCTGCTCAACCGCTATGTCGAGCGGTACGCCAGATGA
- a CDS encoding HAD family hydrolase — protein sequence MTVRAVLVDLDGTLADTEAANAAAYAEALAEVGVGVGIGELARRAHGRHWSQFLPDILAGAGNPSAPDAVAERKKRIYEARLAHIRINHPLVSLIAFVRPLCRTGLVTTAAAGTVTSLLACHGLGGHFDVVVTGDDVEQRKPHPEAYLRAADLLGVAPQECLAFEDSDVGVAAAKAAGAHVIRVTAPAA from the coding sequence ATGACCGTGAGGGCCGTGCTGGTGGATCTGGACGGCACGCTGGCCGACACCGAGGCGGCGAACGCGGCCGCCTATGCCGAGGCGCTGGCCGAGGTCGGCGTCGGTGTGGGGATCGGCGAGCTTGCGCGGCGCGCACACGGCCGGCACTGGTCGCAGTTCCTGCCCGACATATTGGCCGGCGCCGGCAATCCGTCGGCGCCCGACGCGGTGGCGGAGCGCAAGAAGCGGATCTATGAGGCGCGGCTGGCGCATATCCGCATCAATCACCCGCTCGTCAGCCTCATCGCCTTCGTGCGCCCGCTCTGCCGCACCGGGCTGGTGACGACGGCGGCCGCGGGCACGGTGACGTCGCTGCTGGCGTGCCACGGGCTCGGCGGCCATTTCGATGTCGTGGTCACCGGCGACGACGTCGAGCAGCGCAAACCGCATCCCGAGGCCTATCTGCGGGCGGCGGACCTGCTCGGCGTCGCCCCGCAGGAGTGTCTGGCGTTCGAGGATTCGGACGTGGGCGTTGCCGCGGCGAAGGCGGCGGGCGCCCACGTCATCCGGGTGACGGCGCCGGCGGCCTGA